The window ttattattttattttgaaaattaatatgaactaactaaatttgttttaaaacacTATCAAATGTagatacttaaaaaaaaatgttttaggtACACTATATATAATCATTCAGTTTTTCtctgttattatttattaattaagaactATATTAAAACTATGATAAGCATAAAGATTACATCAATATTATAGtaaacaatttacaaaaagGAAATAATTGAGACAAGTAAAATATAAGAACTTGAGGACTTCATCTAAACCGTGTGTGCTTAACCAAACAGTTTTTGTAGCTCCTTCGCTTACTGTTGCCATGATCCATGGAGAAAGCGAAACAGGTAGTGATTTGGCCCGACGATGTATTGATGAGAATGTCAATGGTTTATCTTAACTCCAACCAAAACTCGAATTAATTAGActatttggttaaaaaataaaatattttagattggGTTGAATTCGTGTTTGAAAAAGTCTTGGATATGCTCGTCTAGAAACTAAAACAAAGTTTAATCTCGTTTGAATAACGAAGTAAGCAGTTAAAGGGATAACATTAGCAAGCTATGATTGTAGCGTCATTATTTGTTAGATATAGTAATTAAGGATACTACAACATTATTACCTTCAGGATTCATGGACACAAGGAATGATCCTCAACTTAGCCCGTGGAAGTCATTTCAGTTATACAACTTTTTTTCATCCGGACTAATTCTATATAAGAATGTGTCATTCAATTTCATAAAGAGTGGATGTTCGGAAAGTAAGGATTCTAAATCTTTTCACTTCACTCGAATTATACAAATAGTTTaataatttgtgtttttaagaataaaaatacatttctttttattttgcattttatacttaaaaatttaagtcataaaaaatttataatttattttaaataatatttttaacatacttacaaattattttataatttattaaataatattaatcacattaaattaaaatacatgttactcttattatttaaatataataaaattttaaaaaatgtaaaaacaaaataaacttagttatacaaaaaaaaatatatatatatattagatgttaaaatgatttaattggttcaaaaacgtgttaaattgtTTAAACGTGTTCACTTAGTTAATAATATGTCAAATGGGTTAAAACGGataaaaacgcgttaaacatatcaaaatgcttaacataaaaaaacatgttagaaaTCATACaattatttgtcaaaaatatgttactcataaaacaaaataataataataataaataaataaaatattaaatctgattaaaaaaatattaaaattcacaATTCCTTATGTTGGACTTGGAAAAGATGcctaaattaatgatgaaaataaGACGGATCTTGTTTGGGAATATATTAGTATCATGTCTCTGGTTCTATTTGCAAtgcaataatatattttatctataataaaaaatattttattaaaataatttataatgtaaataatttcataaaaaaatataatatttgtgagtaaatatgaattaattttttttgggtaatATTTAGGGTTGACATATGAATACATCtggattattttattaataaaaaaatacattttcttaCATCACCTATATTTGTAATTgatctattaaatattaaaatttattattttagtttaaatcttaaataatactttaataatttaaattttaactcaaacaattcatttttttattaaacaattttatagtttaataacttatttttttttaaataatccaaatcaaacaaactcctAAGTGAAAAAGGAATAAAGTTGGCACATGTTTTTTCAGAAATTATTTCTAATCaaagatttgatttattatattgttgTAGGTATATCAATTAAATCATTATAGTAGCCATACCATATTaacatataatcaaataaaatatattatttttcaaataaataatataatctttattttttttttatataaaatgttagCACAATTTTATTCAACTTAAGACTTCTTACCTTTTAGTGAGaataaaacacaatattattgtcatttgtgctaataatatatataagttatatatataattaactttactCTTATATGATCATCTCATATATATCATTTGAAAAGTATATTAgttgattataatttataatagattgagtatatataatttttttttatgtctgaTCTAGTCACAAATACATGTATGTTAATTAAAATCAGTAATATTTCAAAGTATAAAACTAAATGCGTATAGAACTATTAAAATTGAATACACTGTACACAGagaactaaaaaataaatttattctgAGTATGCAATTAATTGAATGAATACTCCTAGGTGATAACTCACTGTCATATTGGGAACCTCTTTCTGGTTGAAATGCAATTTAAGGTCATGTCATCATGGCTTTGAGTGAAATTATCCATTTTCAAAGGAAAAACTTTGTGCCGATGACATATACCAACTCATTTAATAGCCAACATTATTATGACCTATTTAGAAATGATGTTTTCTACAATCGATTTATTTCAGAAaacattacatttttatttggtATTTAAATTGTTCTTTGATTGCATGTCTCACGATTTAATTGAAACTCGTCAACAtaactaatcaaattataaaccTTTGAAAAAGTTTTGgttagatgatatatatatatattaaccgtGTCTcactattataaaaaaaaaatctaatgatGGTAGGTATGTTTAAAAACCTTCCAAACATGGCCTAATTTGTAGGGTGACTTTAAATATGGATGCATGTAAAATACCCGGATTGAGTCCTTTGTGTCCAAACCTAATGATATCTCAACTAATCAACCTTGTCATTGAAAGCATACTACCCACCttacataaatatattcataattgtaataatattttatgtatttaaagtTGCGTTTGTTTGAATAACACTTTTAGAAGCATTCAAGCAGTAGGGCAATATCAATTTACTACTGTTAGGCCTCAAATAGTTGATCAGAAAGATAAAACGATTAGTAGTTTAAAACAACTCATTGTTTGGTCAAAGTATTTATATCGCTATAGACAAACTAACATTTAATAGTCACTCGAAGATAATATGGAATCTAGCTACAAATTATAATGTAAATGTatctcaattttaaattttagtttttggtATGTATATTACCgttgaaaatatgtttaattcatactttaaaaaaaatgatttaaggtgcgtttaataatattataaattaagtgatGAATATTGAATACcatatacttaattaaataagtataaaataaaaatataagaattttaaatatttgatacaagtagattttttaatttgaagttaatgtcaaaacatattttaagacTATTTTATTCatgatataatttaattaatcttaaaaaggttaaaaaaatttatttatacaatcATATTATACCAAATACTGaattaaataagtataaaataaaaatataagaatttcaTATACTTGATACAATTTCATTTGATAATTTGAAGTTAATGTAATTTTACTctagatataatttaattaattttaagaaggTTAAACTTGTCATTTGTACAATCTTATTATACCACATAgataaatcatataatttatcaaattaaataaagtattttaacctaatttaaattaaatttaaaaacaaatgattttaaataatattcatcaaataaatttattttacattatgtaaTAAGACTGGTCAAACACCGCCTTAAATATTGTTCTAGATTATCCATGAATTCAAAGCTATGATCAAGTTAATAATTGTagtatgatatatataatatttgtatatgcATTAACATcacatttaactaatttataaagaaaacaagcataataaattaacttataaatatttaacattattaactattttacaaaaaaaactataaCATAAGAAACTTATAATAATCCACTAGAATATATATGATACttcaaattaaacataagaACTCCATTAATAATCTCAAGTGTGTATAATTTCAAATGTTTGGATTTGACTATTTTCTTGGTCgaaacttttataaataatttagtaaaaaaagtGTAATCTAATGTATGAAATcagaatatatttatacaatttaaaaaatacaataacaaAATTAAGTTGAAACCACTGTTAAAACTAGATctgtttaactttttttttttacattaatcaTAATATGAGTTTtgtctaataaattaaatttctcAAATTCGACTTTAACTAAAATCGTTTTAAATTAAGGTGaagttataattatatagtttatagatatttttccaaattaaaaaaaaaaaatatatatatatatatatataaaaagaaagttaataaaataaaaataaataaacatgatttcataatatatatatatatatatatatatatatatatatatatatatgattctaTCCACTAccataaataagatttttttttttaaagtaaatgtGAATAATTGTACATTTGTGTATgttaaaagattaatatatatatacatatatatataaatgatttattcTATACCAAAATTATCGGAGATGAGAATCTATTTGGAATAGATGACATATCTCatataaaatcacaaataattattagatGATATCAACTTATCCTACTATTTGATGATATcttttaaatacaaaatgatAAGTAAATTAAGTTGAAAGACTGGTCAacatactttttaaaaaaaaaaaaattataacccaaaagtaaaataaaaaattggcaAAAACATGTAATctaaattattcataaatatatatgatttaataaaagagaaaaaaaaaaaaaaagacttttatTCTTACACTCTTAAGTCTTAAGAGTGTAATAAAGTTGGTATAATTCTATCACatgttttaatcaaataatcacttgtaattatacttataataatatataattaaaataatagttacaaataaaataaatgaaacggTCTCAAAAAGTCTTTGTCATTATTAAAGGTGACAAGGGTATAAAAGTAatttgataaagacagaaattGTGTCGGTCCTTTAACCATGGTTAATAATTTAACCATATACTATAGTTATCTCAATTCACACTGTCGTACCCGATTTATGAGGTGGACCATCGTCACACGAGCGTCGGTGGCTCTTTGAGTTTTGCGTCGGACTCTCCCTCTcctttttagagagagaatcaaatatacatacagatttctatatatatatatatataaaaacatctcagattttttttataagaccGGAGAGAGAAAGATAGAGAGAGAGTTGCAGAAACAAACGGTTTTTTTAAGGTCACGAGAGAAAACAGAGCAGCTAGCTGTTCAATGGAGGATTCAAACGATTCTGTTTCCATTGACATTGAAATGATTTCTCCATCCGAAAaggttttttcttcttcttcattgtcaTAATATTTGACCTGCATTTTGTTCCAACATTCATGTTTTCTAGATAATCATCAAATGAAGCTTTTAATGTTTGgttcaattttgatttttatgaatgttttcatattttgattACATTTTCACTTATAACATCTCTTCTTATTTTCTTGATTGAAACatcttatattttatgtttttagtgTTTACTAGTTAGAAATAGATTGGATGTTAAAGAATAaagtttaaattgatttatgGTGTAATTACTGCAATCTTCTCTTGATTTTagatttaattactttttttttcttttactagTGACTAAAGTAATTATTATCTTTGACTATGATTCTAATTGAAAAACTGAGAAATTGAGATTTAAGTATATTTGGATAAGGTTTTTGATTGGAGTTTGGAATTTGTTTAAGATATTGAAAGGAAACAAATTGatatgaaaaagaaattgagttAGATAAAAGGGTGTTTTTGACATgtattataaaatcaatttttaagataattttttttgttaattcttgtaatttttcaatttatacaGGAGTATATGATCAAAACTGCAAATGGTTGTGTATCAGTTTCTGTAATGGGTGATCCAGATAAGCCAGCTCTTGTAACATATCCAGATTTAGCATTAAATCGTATGTTTTGATCTTGTTTAACTAAATAAACTTCGATTTgtcatttgttttataattgaCAACAGTTTTTTCTTGTTTGTAAAACAGATATGTCTTGTTTTCAAGGATTGTTCTTCTGTCCAGAAGCATTTCCTTTGTTACTTCATAACTTCTGCATTTACCATATTAGCCCTCCGGGTCACGAGGTTTGTTgagcttattatttttatcgtGTTTATTCCTTTGTCGACGTTGTTTTTGATACGATTACTTTCTTCAATTGCAGTTGGGAGCAGCCATTCTTAATCCAGATGAACCGGCTTTATCTATGGATGATTTAGCAGATCAGGTTGCTGATGTTCTTGATTATTTCGGGTAAATTTTGGTTTTTACTCCTTTAATATGTAACCAACCAATTacaaatttaatcaattttgatgaattgttttttttatcaaggcTTGGAGCAGTTATGTGTATGGGAGTTACAGCAGGCTCTTTTGTTCTAACACTTTTCGCGGTAAAAATGacttgaatttttattttagttttggtATATGTAGTTTGTGAAAGTAAATTAATGTTTTGGTTATTGGTATAGATGAAATATAAACATCGGGTTCTCGGTTTGATACTCATTTCTCCTCTATGTAAAGGTCCTTCGTGGACAGAATGGTTGTATAACAAGGTTTGTttctttgttattttgttttgtttcgaTTCCCTTTGGAGAAAGCATATGaaatttataatactttttttgTGCAGGTGTTGTCAAATTTGCTATATTATTATGGAATGTGTAGTGTTGTTAAGGAATTATTGCTTATGCGGTACTTCAGCAAGGTATTTTTTGTAATCTCTTGTTAGATTTTTGGTGACGGTTTTGAGCTGACTCGATTAAAATGAGCAGGAAGTTCGCGGAAGCTCACAAGAACCGGAGTCTGTTATTGTTCAAGGATGTAGAAGAGTATGcgacatttgttatgtttttatttttaaa is drawn from Impatiens glandulifera chromosome 3, dImpGla2.1, whole genome shotgun sequence and contains these coding sequences:
- the LOC124930671 gene encoding protein NDL2-like, which gives rise to MEDSNDSVSIDIEMISPSEKEYMIKTANGCVSVSVMGDPDKPALVTYPDLALNHMSCFQGLFFCPEAFPLLLHNFCIYHISPPGHELGAAILNPDEPALSMDDLADQVADVLDYFGLGAVMCMGVTAGSFVLTLFAMKYKHRVLGLILISPLCKGPSWTEWLYNKVLSNLLYYYGMCSVVKELLLMRYFSKEVRGSSQEPESVIVQGCRRLLGERQSPNVFHFIEAINGRPDLTEGLRKIQCRTLIFVGENSPFHMEALHMTSKLNRRLSALVEVQACGSIVTEEQPHAMLIPLEYFLMGYGFYRPSQLNVSPRSPLSPSSISPELFSPESMGLKLKPIKTRISIEPLVL